One window of the Flavobacteriaceae bacterium YJPT1-3 genome contains the following:
- a CDS encoding toll/interleukin-1 receptor domain-containing protein: MNKNILLALEGSELVIVLGNDLSLIRLKKNDIPKHEELIDKMASARLEEDDIVVNINEYLAFAIWNEYKQSEEPPTPYNLNNVVELLVGAGITSDDDIKAYIIRIVKNLTDEQIVLEPFRKLAKINNIQTILSVNFDNFLERAFEAEGKKVNPSVNFSIQDNNQLDGTLNHDKSIVSIFNLMGNIQDSDFAVTEEMQLEYLYRLLLGKDEKKGQNTKALFDSVKNKSILFLGCSLPNWFMRFFIRIISKNRYKTGRSKFVASDRTSQDVDLSSFLTFNKTSVIPIGSSPLKTPEAEVLYKNSLEFIDELYEKSEKINTISTDNKPLYKEKVFLSYSWDDKPLIKKLKNEFERCGVQLFFDDDDLRNGENFSETISDYINTCDYVIPLISNNSISRKDSYVYEKEWTQAIYVEKFKKSSGLFREGQDTYIRPYIIDDTSPTDERIPADIRSKNIDSIPSEDDFGEVIRKFIKENLTKIEG; the protein is encoded by the coding sequence ATGAACAAGAACATTTTACTCGCCTTGGAGGGAAGCGAATTAGTCATAGTATTGGGCAATGACCTTTCCCTAATCCGATTGAAGAAAAATGACATTCCAAAGCATGAAGAGCTGATTGACAAAATGGCGTCAGCCAGGCTGGAAGAGGATGATATTGTGGTCAATATCAATGAATATCTTGCCTTTGCCATTTGGAATGAATACAAGCAATCAGAAGAACCGCCTACACCTTACAATCTCAATAATGTTGTTGAACTCCTAGTGGGTGCGGGTATCACCAGCGATGACGATATCAAAGCGTATATCATCAGGATTGTCAAAAACCTGACCGATGAACAAATTGTATTGGAGCCCTTCAGAAAGCTGGCCAAAATCAATAATATCCAAACCATCCTCAGTGTCAATTTTGATAATTTCTTAGAACGAGCCTTCGAAGCAGAAGGTAAAAAAGTCAATCCATCCGTTAATTTTTCCATACAGGACAACAATCAATTGGATGGCACTCTTAATCACGACAAGTCCATCGTAAGCATATTCAATTTGATGGGCAATATCCAGGATTCCGACTTTGCCGTTACTGAAGAAATGCAGCTGGAATATCTGTACCGGTTGCTTTTGGGGAAGGATGAAAAAAAAGGGCAGAACACCAAAGCCCTCTTCGATTCTGTGAAGAACAAGTCGATTCTCTTTTTAGGCTGCAGTCTCCCCAACTGGTTTATGCGATTTTTCATTCGCATTATTTCGAAAAACCGCTATAAAACAGGTCGGTCTAAGTTTGTCGCCAGCGATCGCACCTCTCAGGATGTTGATCTATCGTCCTTCTTGACCTTCAACAAGACCAGTGTCATTCCTATTGGCTCCTCCCCACTGAAAACCCCGGAAGCCGAGGTCTTGTATAAAAATAGCCTTGAATTTATTGATGAATTGTATGAAAAATCAGAAAAGATCAATACCATCAGTACCGACAACAAACCGCTTTACAAGGAAAAGGTTTTTTTAAGTTATAGCTGGGATGATAAGCCACTCATTAAAAAATTAAAAAATGAATTTGAACGCTGTGGAGTACAATTATTTTTTGATGATGATGATTTGAGAAATGGCGAAAATTTTTCAGAGACCATCAGTGATTACATCAATACCTGCGATTATGTTATTCCATTGATCTCCAATAATTCGATCAGCAGGAAAGACAGTTATGTCTATGAAAAGGAGTGGACACAAGCCATTTATGTAGAAAAATTCAAAAAAAGCAGTGGGCTGTTTAGAGAAGGACAGGATACCTATATCAGACCCTACATTATTGATGATACTTCACCTACGGACGAGCGTATTCCTGCAGATATTCGCAGTAAAAATATCGATTCCATTCCCTCAGAAGATGACTTCGGTGAAGTCATCCGGAAGTTCATTAAGGAGAACCTGACCAAAATAGAAGGATAA
- a CDS encoding ATP-binding protein — protein sequence MINKEQKLFFVLCAFLGLFFTATGSGQAQQEYLLDPKYPVHDLNPVLRVYADPEEQLTVDRLRNAPPNNFQRGDELPRMLESNMTYWGSLTIRATDSLTDWKLHFEDRRIGPPVWTKSNGIVEVYAFAKGQLVAVQRTGVELPQEQRSTDLPWYYNSVDLSGLPVNQEVQLIIRASGNDLGYPPYFNLSARSPSQPYYHALNQYHHSFNTFMFGVTFIIFLYFLLQFLYLREPVYFWFSLWLLFCTVTQAMTMGLGVGHMGQFRYSIWLFVTHGIFFAFWFFGRSFIGTKEKFPRLDKVILALAFFVLIETTAVCIYVAYAQPDIHFTGFGFHFQVLNIYTICSLIVSVILCAKKDLFARYFGVGSLIASIFLIIGTLWSLGYIIPPFRIDPYGTGLFFQIVIYAFGMAYRSQKISLQNQNTRVEAARTQADYQRIKDLDELKSRFFANISHEFRTPLTLIKGPLEQASLRNDQANGAVSLTKQATERIQKNISRLQILVDQLLDLSKIESGTVYLQLKQGGLSAFIRSLVFSFESMAERCNISLNTSFHVEDDVMAYYDPDKLEKIISNLMSNAFKFTPEGGAVQVTASVTTVALTITVSDTGNGMKQEEIDRIFDRFYRVEGTEAKGSGIGLALTKELVELHQGQISVHSTAGRGTSFKVRLPVQLKDFPDRIHVERPMAVKSEPEEKLGVSKPQQTPAPTISHEHVILVVEDHQDLRNYIGEILSNSYTVLFAEHGEQGERMAYEHIPDLIISDVMMPKKDGYALCSALRQNEKTSHIPVIMLTAKAGQANKLAGLQLGADAYLTKPFDAQELRIRVKNLMEARRKIWEHFKASELHQIDNLPVSKVDDQFLQKVVGVIQKNLDNDLLSVEDIAAQVGFSRAQLHRKLKALIDKSAGQLVSEIRLNKANQLLIQGAGSVSEVAYSVGFSNMSYFTKSFKEKFGMLPSKVGVKA from the coding sequence ATGATCAATAAAGAACAAAAGCTGTTTTTCGTGCTCTGTGCATTTCTAGGTCTGTTTTTTACAGCCACCGGGTCTGGACAGGCGCAACAGGAATATCTTCTTGACCCGAAATACCCGGTACATGATTTGAATCCTGTGCTCCGGGTCTATGCTGATCCGGAAGAACAATTAACAGTAGATCGTTTACGGAATGCTCCACCCAATAATTTTCAACGCGGTGATGAGCTTCCGCGGATGTTAGAATCGAACATGACCTATTGGGGATCATTGACCATTAGGGCCACCGACTCACTCACGGACTGGAAACTGCATTTTGAAGATCGTCGGATAGGACCTCCGGTATGGACCAAGAGCAATGGAATTGTTGAGGTCTATGCTTTCGCGAAAGGGCAATTAGTAGCTGTTCAGCGAACCGGGGTCGAACTTCCTCAAGAACAGCGCAGCACAGACTTGCCCTGGTATTATAACAGTGTTGATCTTAGCGGTCTCCCGGTAAATCAGGAGGTGCAGTTGATCATAAGAGCCTCCGGAAATGATTTGGGTTATCCCCCTTATTTCAACTTGAGTGCGCGTAGTCCTAGTCAACCGTACTACCACGCCCTCAATCAATACCACCACAGCTTCAATACCTTTATGTTTGGGGTCACCTTCATTATTTTCCTTTATTTTCTCTTGCAGTTCCTCTATTTAAGGGAGCCGGTGTACTTCTGGTTTTCGCTTTGGCTCTTGTTCTGTACCGTAACTCAGGCAATGACCATGGGCTTAGGGGTGGGACATATGGGGCAATTCCGCTATTCGATCTGGTTATTTGTAACCCATGGTATTTTCTTTGCTTTTTGGTTTTTTGGTCGGTCGTTCATCGGCACCAAAGAAAAATTTCCAAGACTCGATAAAGTCATACTCGCCCTGGCCTTTTTTGTCTTGATTGAAACCACTGCGGTTTGCATCTATGTGGCTTATGCGCAACCTGACATTCACTTTACCGGATTTGGATTTCACTTTCAGGTATTGAATATATACACCATCTGTAGCTTGATCGTTTCTGTTATTTTATGTGCCAAAAAAGATCTGTTCGCGCGATATTTTGGAGTGGGCTCCTTGATTGCCAGTATATTTCTGATCATTGGAACCCTCTGGTCTTTGGGATACATTATACCACCCTTTCGTATCGACCCCTATGGTACAGGCCTATTTTTTCAAATTGTGATCTATGCTTTTGGCATGGCTTATCGCAGTCAAAAGATCAGTCTTCAAAATCAAAACACCCGTGTGGAGGCTGCGCGCACGCAAGCCGACTATCAGCGTATAAAAGATTTAGATGAATTGAAAAGTCGGTTTTTTGCCAACATCAGCCATGAATTCCGGACTCCTCTCACCTTGATCAAAGGACCTCTGGAACAGGCCTCCCTTCGTAACGATCAAGCCAATGGAGCTGTTTCCCTCACTAAGCAAGCGACAGAACGCATCCAAAAGAATATCTCCCGACTACAAATTCTTGTTGATCAGCTCTTAGATCTTTCGAAAATTGAAAGCGGAACGGTCTATCTTCAATTAAAGCAAGGAGGGCTAAGTGCTTTTATACGAAGTCTTGTCTTCTCTTTTGAAAGTATGGCCGAACGATGCAATATCAGTTTGAACACGAGTTTCCATGTTGAAGATGATGTCATGGCCTACTACGATCCGGACAAACTGGAGAAGATCATCTCCAATTTGATGTCCAATGCTTTTAAATTCACCCCCGAGGGTGGGGCCGTGCAGGTCACTGCATCGGTTACGACAGTGGCACTGACGATTACCGTGAGCGATACGGGCAATGGCATGAAGCAAGAAGAGATCGATCGTATTTTCGACCGCTTTTACCGAGTAGAAGGAACAGAAGCCAAAGGATCCGGCATTGGTCTAGCGCTGACTAAAGAATTAGTGGAACTGCATCAGGGTCAAATTAGCGTGCATAGTACAGCCGGTCGAGGTACTTCGTTTAAAGTTCGACTACCAGTACAATTAAAAGATTTCCCAGACCGTATACATGTTGAGCGTCCAATGGCTGTAAAATCAGAACCTGAGGAAAAACTAGGGGTGTCGAAACCGCAGCAGACACCCGCCCCTACAATCTCTCACGAACACGTTATTCTCGTGGTGGAAGACCACCAAGATCTAAGAAATTATATCGGTGAAATTTTAAGTAACTCCTACACGGTACTCTTTGCTGAACACGGTGAACAGGGAGAACGCATGGCCTATGAGCATATTCCTGATTTGATCATCAGCGATGTGATGATGCCTAAAAAAGATGGGTATGCGCTCTGTAGCGCTTTAAGGCAAAATGAAAAGACCAGCCATATCCCAGTCATCATGCTTACGGCCAAAGCGGGACAGGCTAATAAATTGGCCGGTCTGCAATTGGGAGCCGATGCTTATCTCACCAAGCCTTTTGATGCACAGGAATTACGTATACGGGTCAAAAATCTCATGGAAGCGCGTCGTAAGATCTGGGAGCATTTCAAAGCATCAGAATTACATCAAATCGACAACTTACCGGTAAGCAAGGTGGATGATCAATTTTTACAAAAGGTAGTGGGGGTAATTCAGAAAAACCTGGACAACGATTTGCTTTCTGTCGAAGACATAGCCGCACAGGTGGGCTTTAGCCGGGCCCAGTTACACCGCAAACTAAAAGCGCTTATCGACAAATCTGCCGGTCAACTCGTCAGCGAGATCCGACTCAACAAGGCCAATCAGCTGTTAATTCAAGGGGCGGGATCTGTCAGTGAAGTAGCCTATTCGGTAGGGTTCAGCAATATGTCTTACTTTACCAAAAGCTTTAAAGAAAAGTTTGGAATGTTACCGAGCAAAGTTGGGGTAAAAGCTTGA
- a CDS encoding cupin domain-containing protein yields the protein MNRKSFLKQLGAAAVFTAVPTGTVLAALKNQGVRSLLPAGQSDPRTLPKVVRKEEGKALVILGNKQWHKITGADTENQFFEWFDRLSPGSMIPPHIHSREDEIFRVKKGEVEFMIGDRITTLQAGDVAFAPKNIAHSWKVVGQEEAEMTVSVFPAGMEHMFHELHQLPPGPPDLERVSAICETYGIQFV from the coding sequence ATGAACAGGAAATCATTTCTTAAGCAATTGGGTGCAGCTGCAGTATTCACAGCAGTTCCTACCGGTACTGTTTTGGCAGCACTGAAAAATCAAGGAGTCAGGTCTTTACTTCCGGCTGGCCAATCAGACCCGAGAACGCTTCCTAAGGTAGTGCGTAAGGAGGAAGGAAAAGCGCTGGTTATTTTAGGTAATAAGCAATGGCACAAAATAACAGGAGCAGATACGGAAAACCAATTCTTTGAGTGGTTTGATCGCCTAAGTCCGGGTTCTATGATCCCACCCCATATTCACAGTCGGGAAGACGAGATCTTTCGGGTGAAAAAGGGCGAAGTAGAATTTATGATCGGGGATCGCATCACTACGCTTCAAGCGGGCGATGTGGCCTTTGCTCCTAAAAATATCGCCCACAGCTGGAAAGTAGTAGGTCAGGAAGAGGCTGAGATGACCGTCAGCGTCTTTCCAGCCGGGATGGAGCATATGTTTCACGAACTGCACCAGTTGCCCCCGGGACCACCTGATTTGGAACGTGTTTCTGCGATTTGTGAGACCTACGGAATTCAATTTGTTTAA